Proteins encoded within one genomic window of Dyadobacter chenhuakuii:
- a CDS encoding MbnP family protein gives MIRIIIFALLSALFSACSDDAPSPLVTPAAAGELTLTFDARVGNADFALNKDFTFGSQALNFTKLRYWVSNMVLVDTKGAEFIVPDSYFLMEEVGELDLSGTINDKLIYPANKRETITLKGIPAGEYKSVKFSIGVDSRHNDNLSLHAGELSIANGMSSIVWMWHSSYIFSSLAGSVKQGSETKAFKVETGLNANYKTMAIDFAAPVNSAAAKGVVLQVDVAKMLDGVDLVKNPTINAATAPLMSTVATNQATKAIMFGSAGQ, from the coding sequence ATGATACGTATAATCATATTCGCGTTGCTTTCCGCACTTTTTTCTGCCTGTTCTGATGATGCACCCTCGCCGCTTGTCACGCCAGCTGCTGCCGGTGAGCTCACCCTTACGTTCGATGCCAGGGTAGGCAATGCCGACTTTGCCCTTAACAAGGACTTTACCTTTGGCAGCCAGGCACTCAATTTTACCAAGCTCCGTTACTGGGTCAGCAACATGGTTTTAGTTGATACCAAAGGCGCTGAATTTATCGTACCGGACTCTTATTTTCTAATGGAGGAAGTCGGCGAGCTGGACCTTTCGGGGACAATCAATGACAAACTGATCTATCCGGCCAATAAGCGTGAAACGATTACTTTGAAGGGTATTCCGGCGGGTGAGTACAAATCCGTCAAATTCTCCATCGGTGTGGATTCCCGCCATAACGACAACCTGAGCCTTCACGCCGGTGAGCTTTCAATTGCCAATGGAATGAGCAGCATTGTCTGGATGTGGCATTCGAGCTATATTTTCAGCTCACTTGCCGGATCCGTAAAACAGGGCAGCGAAACAAAGGCATTCAAAGTAGAAACGGGCCTGAATGCAAATTACAAAACGATGGCCATTGATTTTGCTGCGCCGGTTAACTCGGCCGCAGCCAAAGGGGTTGTCTTGCAAGTGGATGTGGCAAAAATGCTGGACGGCGTTGATCTAGTCAAAAATCCTACGATTAATGCGGCCACGGCTCCGTTAATGTCGACCGTTGCGACCAACCAGGCGACAAAGGCAATCATGTTTGGCTCAGCAGGTCAATGA
- a CDS encoding transporter — MKIKHLVFLISLLTAQVSQACDICGCANSGSYFGLMPQSHKSVIGLRYQRLHFVTHADSKVLKTEEQFNVGEVYARLFPIKRVQVMAFLPYRIDKQVTSADVKKQNGLGDITVLANYNILNTFMDKETSGAFNHTLMVGGGVKLPTGDFKFDENNTLEVANANFQLGTGSTDLMVNAFYTINKDQWGLATNVSRKFNTTNSQGYRFGDQVFGTVELYRSFNIGSISLTPSIGVYGEHADHGKQHGKELDITGGRLLNGTAGVTFFSNKWTLGVNAQKPIAQKSASGHVVARERLMVQVGFLF; from the coding sequence ATGAAAATCAAACATTTAGTATTTCTCATTTCCCTGCTGACAGCTCAGGTTTCGCAGGCCTGCGATATCTGCGGCTGTGCTAATAGCGGCTCCTACTTTGGGCTAATGCCACAATCGCACAAGTCGGTGATCGGTCTGCGTTACCAGCGGCTGCATTTTGTGACGCATGCTGATAGCAAGGTTTTGAAGACGGAAGAGCAATTCAATGTCGGCGAAGTGTATGCCCGCTTATTTCCCATCAAACGCGTGCAGGTCATGGCTTTTCTTCCCTACCGCATCGACAAGCAGGTAACTTCCGCCGATGTAAAAAAGCAGAACGGGTTGGGCGATATCACGGTTTTGGCCAACTACAATATCCTGAACACATTCATGGATAAGGAAACCTCCGGCGCATTTAACCATACGCTGATGGTCGGGGGCGGCGTGAAGCTCCCCACGGGTGATTTCAAATTCGACGAGAATAATACGCTCGAAGTCGCCAATGCCAATTTTCAGTTGGGCACCGGCAGCACGGATTTGATGGTCAATGCTTTTTACACCATTAACAAAGACCAGTGGGGCCTGGCTACCAATGTTTCCCGCAAGTTCAATACGACCAATTCACAGGGTTACCGCTTTGGTGATCAGGTTTTTGGAACTGTTGAGCTTTACCGCTCTTTCAACATTGGAAGCATTTCACTAACGCCCAGCATTGGCGTTTACGGCGAGCATGCAGATCACGGAAAGCAGCACGGAAAAGAGCTGGATATTACAGGAGGCAGATTACTTAATGGCACAGCCGGGGTAACCTTTTTTTCCAACAAATGGACCCTGGGTGTGAATGCCCAGAAACCCATCGCCCAGAAAAGCGCCTCGGGTCACGTGGTTGCCAGGGAAAGGCTTATGGTGCAGGTTGGGTTTCTATTTTAA
- a CDS encoding cytochrome-c peroxidase, whose translation MNRLIFLLTLSLICCSTAEQKAPLPVKTGPTPMTWTKPAGFPDPVYDLSRNPLTEEGVQLGKFLFYDGILSRTNLVGCGTCHQQAAAFTHHGHELSHGVDDRLGVRNSPAIQNMAWNTSFFWDGGVHDMDLVPFNPIENPVEMDQKVVNVLDKLRNTPSPTAKIPVNYPQMFKAAFGTDEINSERMMKALSQFMMTMISATSRYDYYRAGDANALTAQEKQGLVLFQKNCSSCHQGVLFTDHSFRNNGLLPMRNNDQGRFAITGKPGDVYKFKVPSLRNVGLTAPYMHDGRYHTLEEVLDHYTDSVQKTPTLDTLLIQSSGTPGIALSGTEKQSLIAFLKTLSDEQFIRDSKFADPGIGTAF comes from the coding sequence ATGAACAGACTTATTTTTCTGTTAACGCTTTCGCTTATCTGTTGCAGTACAGCCGAGCAGAAAGCACCCCTGCCAGTCAAGACGGGGCCTACGCCCATGACATGGACCAAACCGGCTGGCTTTCCTGATCCGGTTTACGACCTGTCGCGCAACCCGCTTACCGAGGAAGGCGTGCAGCTGGGCAAGTTTCTGTTTTATGACGGCATCTTGTCCAGGACCAACCTGGTAGGCTGCGGCACCTGCCACCAGCAGGCGGCTGCCTTCACGCATCATGGTCACGAACTCAGTCACGGCGTAGACGACCGGCTGGGTGTACGCAATTCTCCCGCCATTCAGAATATGGCCTGGAACACGTCCTTTTTCTGGGACGGCGGCGTGCATGATATGGACCTGGTGCCATTCAATCCGATTGAAAATCCGGTGGAAATGGATCAGAAAGTAGTTAATGTGCTCGATAAGCTGCGCAATACGCCCTCGCCTACTGCCAAGATCCCGGTGAATTATCCCCAAATGTTCAAAGCTGCATTCGGGACGGATGAGATCAATTCGGAAAGGATGATGAAGGCGCTCTCGCAGTTTATGATGACGATGATCTCGGCCACTTCCAGGTACGATTATTACCGCGCAGGCGACGCAAATGCACTTACGGCGCAGGAGAAGCAGGGTTTGGTATTATTCCAAAAAAATTGCAGCTCCTGTCACCAGGGCGTGCTTTTCACGGATCATTCCTTCCGCAACAATGGACTGTTGCCGATGCGTAACAATGACCAGGGCAGGTTTGCGATCACCGGAAAGCCGGGCGACGTATACAAGTTCAAAGTCCCCAGCCTGCGCAATGTGGGCCTGACTGCGCCTTACATGCACGACGGGCGATACCATACCCTGGAAGAAGTGCTCGATCATTACACCGACAGCGTTCAGAAAACCCCGACGCTCGACACGCTTCTAATCCAGTCCAGCGGCACGCCGGGCATTGCATTATCCGGAACAGAAAAACAGTCGCTGATTGCTTTCCTGAAAACACTTTCCGATGAGCAGTTTATCCGCGACTCCAAATTTGCCGATCCGGGGATCGGAACTGCATTTTAA
- a CDS encoding MbnP family protein, with the protein MKSINQYFATALAVCAVFLLFSCSTPVSPSPEPDAPAGGKLRLEFDNVVGDKNLVLGSVTYKNASNEDFVVTKFNYFISNVKLTKADGSIFVVPQDSSYFLVKEDTKTSQFVTLNNVPFADYTAAEFMVGVDSTRNTAPIEKRQGVLDPSGSMMDDGMYWAWNSGYIFVKLEGTSSKGNPVNGKFYYHIGLFGGYNERTVNNTRVVKMSFGQLKASVTESAVPEVHLLVDVLKVFDGPSTNISIAAYNSIMGGQPDKSQQIASNYVNMFSLDHIH; encoded by the coding sequence ATGAAAAGTATTAATCAATACTTTGCGACGGCGCTGGCTGTCTGCGCAGTCTTTCTATTATTCTCCTGTTCTACGCCTGTAAGTCCCAGCCCAGAACCCGACGCCCCTGCCGGTGGAAAGCTCCGCCTGGAATTTGACAATGTTGTTGGGGATAAAAATCTGGTGCTTGGCAGTGTCACTTACAAAAATGCTTCAAATGAGGATTTTGTAGTTACCAAGTTCAATTACTTTATTTCCAACGTCAAACTCACCAAAGCTGACGGAAGTATATTTGTCGTGCCCCAGGATTCAAGTTATTTCCTGGTGAAGGAGGACACAAAAACCTCCCAGTTTGTGACGCTTAACAATGTGCCGTTTGCGGATTACACAGCAGCCGAATTCATGGTGGGCGTAGACAGCACCCGCAACACAGCACCAATCGAAAAACGCCAGGGCGTTCTGGATCCATCAGGTTCAATGATGGACGATGGTATGTACTGGGCCTGGAACTCGGGGTATATTTTTGTCAAACTGGAAGGAACTTCTTCCAAAGGTAACCCGGTCAATGGCAAATTTTACTATCACATTGGCTTGTTTGGCGGATATAACGAAAGGACCGTTAACAATACGCGTGTAGTAAAAATGAGCTTCGGCCAGCTGAAAGCCAGTGTGACAGAAAGCGCTGTGCCGGAAGTGCATTTGCTGGTTGATGTGCTCAAAGTCTTTGACGGACCTTCGACCAATATCAGTATTGCTGCCTACAATAGCATTATGGGTGGCCAGCCTGACAAATCCCAGCAGATTGCCAGCAACTACGTCAATATGTTCAGCTTAGATCATATCCACTGA
- a CDS encoding nuclear transport factor 2 family protein, producing the protein MEAKEIVASYFDALAKGDMQNALSSFTPETKWSQPGNNKFSGLKKNLDEIIKMFEGIMGDTAGNMTVRPNGEMKESGSFVAVPVWFTAKKGSISFDLGGMDLFEVKSGKIMHVWTFSDDQQVDDEFWGR; encoded by the coding sequence ATGGAAGCGAAAGAAATCGTAGCATCATACTTTGACGCATTAGCAAAAGGCGATATGCAAAATGCACTTTCATCATTTACGCCGGAAACGAAGTGGAGCCAACCGGGAAACAACAAGTTTTCCGGCTTGAAAAAAAATCTTGATGAGATCATCAAAATGTTTGAAGGCATCATGGGCGATACAGCCGGAAACATGACTGTCAGGCCCAACGGAGAGATGAAAGAAAGTGGCAGCTTCGTAGCAGTTCCTGTCTGGTTTACAGCAAAAAAGGGGTCGATCAGTTTTGATCTGGGCGGAATGGATCTCTTTGAAGTGAAGTCAGGAAAGATCATGCACGTGTGGACATTTTCAGATGACCAGCAAGTGGATGATGAATTCTGGGGAAGGTAG
- a CDS encoding SDR family oxidoreductase — translation MRILVFGATGSQQFHVIAESKKKGADVIAATSTDKNFEKLQQAGAEPVLGDISNAAQMVEITKGIDAIAFMIPVSLPNPFDGLQFSKNVIDAANQNGVKKIVWNTSGWLEDQKTGMPTDDVKLDVKDYLIASGLEYVIIEPTIYMENMMGGFCAPFVTNEKKLAYPTPQAMPIGWLASRDVSALMVEAIYNPNLTADSFRVSGLENLKGDELADRFSKGVGEKITYYTQPPAEFRDILSPFVGQAAAAAVASYYQGLQNATHYPSKFNPNMQEILEKLPVEMTSLEAWASENKGFFIN, via the coding sequence ATGAGGATATTAGTATTCGGGGCCACCGGCTCTCAACAGTTCCACGTCATAGCAGAATCAAAGAAAAAAGGGGCAGATGTAATTGCTGCAACCAGTACTGATAAGAACTTCGAAAAATTACAGCAGGCAGGCGCTGAGCCGGTTTTAGGCGACATCAGTAATGCCGCCCAAATGGTAGAAATCACCAAAGGTATAGATGCCATTGCCTTTATGATCCCGGTCTCTTTGCCAAATCCTTTTGATGGCCTGCAATTTTCAAAAAATGTCATTGATGCTGCCAATCAAAACGGCGTTAAAAAAATTGTCTGGAATACCAGCGGCTGGCTCGAAGATCAGAAAACGGGTATGCCTACCGATGATGTTAAATTGGACGTCAAAGATTATTTGATAGCTAGTGGGCTCGAATATGTGATCATTGAGCCTACGATCTATATGGAGAACATGATGGGTGGATTTTGCGCCCCGTTCGTCACCAATGAAAAGAAGCTGGCATACCCTACCCCGCAGGCAATGCCCATAGGCTGGTTAGCATCGCGCGATGTGAGCGCCTTAATGGTCGAAGCTATTTACAACCCAAACTTAACAGCGGACTCTTTCAGGGTAAGTGGTTTAGAGAACCTGAAAGGCGATGAGCTAGCAGACCGTTTCTCAAAAGGCGTTGGTGAAAAAATTACTTACTATACCCAGCCCCCCGCAGAGTTCAGGGACATCCTTTCCCCATTTGTTGGCCAAGCCGCAGCAGCAGCTGTTGCCTCCTATTATCAGGGTCTTCAAAACGCTACGCATTATCCCTCCAAATTCAACCCCAACATGCAAGAGATTTTGGAAAAATTGCCCGTTGAAATGACTTCTTTGGAAGCGTGGGCAAGCGAGAACAAAGGGTTTTTTATCAATTAA
- a CDS encoding winged helix-turn-helix transcriptional regulator, which yields MEKKEKQILPCDEGCPVKASLKILGGKWTLMIIFQINDDVMRYGELKRAIPSISEKMLIQELNMLVENKLVSKKAFPEIPPRVEYRLTDLGLKTLPIIDKLVEFGLQNLV from the coding sequence ATGGAAAAAAAAGAAAAACAAATTCTGCCTTGCGACGAAGGTTGCCCTGTAAAAGCTTCGCTGAAAATCCTGGGAGGTAAATGGACGCTGATGATCATCTTTCAGATCAATGACGATGTGATGCGTTACGGAGAGCTGAAAAGGGCTATCCCGAGCATAAGTGAGAAAATGCTCATCCAGGAGCTGAATATGCTTGTTGAAAACAAACTGGTCAGTAAAAAAGCTTTTCCGGAGATCCCGCCCAGGGTGGAGTACCGGTTGACCGATTTAGGCTTAAAGACACTGCCTATTATCGACAAACTCGTGGAGTTTGGTCTTCAAAATTTAGTGTGA
- a CDS encoding rhodanese-like domain-containing protein translates to MSIKKSCIVIILLALSALSVTAQTQLTADEFESKVSGSQQVQLIDVRTAAEYQDGHLKSSKNVDYKSPDFKEQIKGFDKTKPVYVYCLSGARSALASKALVENGFGPVYELKGGYLKWSSSGKDGKLVTRKNGMMEEKDFRALLDSSL, encoded by the coding sequence ATGTCCATTAAAAAATCTTGTATTGTAATCATCTTGCTGGCCCTGTCCGCTCTAAGTGTAACGGCGCAGACCCAGCTGACTGCTGATGAATTCGAAAGTAAGGTATCTGGTTCCCAGCAAGTGCAATTGATCGATGTCCGTACTGCTGCTGAATACCAGGATGGGCACTTGAAGAGCTCAAAAAACGTAGACTACAAATCGCCAGACTTCAAGGAGCAAATAAAGGGGTTTGATAAAACCAAACCAGTTTATGTATACTGTTTGTCAGGGGCCCGCAGCGCATTGGCTTCAAAAGCCCTTGTAGAAAATGGGTTTGGTCCGGTTTACGAGTTGAAGGGTGGATACCTAAAATGGTCATCTTCCGGGAAAGATGGCAAACTTGTTACCAGAAAGAACGGGATGATGGAAGAGAAGGATTTTCGCGCGCTTCTGGACAGCTCGCTTTGA
- a CDS encoding helix-turn-helix domain-containing protein, with protein sequence MRTINFNKTECGVDFLLNVLPGDQVKDSYTHTDIYNTDYFEILFFKKAEGSVILNSQKMEISNNSIVFISAFQKRQWNLSAGHIEFTSLVFQEDFLNEFFADKLFTYRLLYFYQLQHPLKMAVTSQQMSKSCEILTEIKTELVSVRPDSAHIIRSQLYYLLQTLNRQYSSQNNLSTGQADTNYAYQFKRLLETHIRQKQRINDYTEMLGISRISLNKGVKAAFNVTATQLIKRRLLSEIQSQLIYTDKTTSEIAYEYGFSEPNHLMRFFKTLTNETISEFLSNHPRNMKAVIDE encoded by the coding sequence ATGAGGACAATTAATTTTAACAAGACTGAATGCGGGGTTGATTTTCTTCTGAATGTATTGCCCGGTGATCAGGTCAAAGATTCTTATACCCACACTGATATTTACAATACGGACTATTTTGAAATCCTTTTCTTCAAAAAGGCAGAAGGCAGTGTTATTTTGAACAGCCAAAAGATGGAGATCAGCAATAATTCTATTGTATTCATATCTGCATTTCAGAAAAGGCAATGGAATTTAAGTGCCGGACACATCGAATTTACTTCGCTTGTCTTTCAGGAGGACTTCCTAAACGAGTTTTTTGCAGACAAGCTTTTTACCTACCGCCTCCTGTATTTTTATCAGCTACAACATCCGTTAAAAATGGCAGTAACAAGCCAGCAGATGTCAAAGTCCTGTGAAATTTTAACTGAAATAAAGACCGAGCTGGTATCAGTCAGACCTGATAGTGCCCACATCATCCGGTCCCAATTGTACTACCTTTTGCAAACTCTAAACCGGCAGTATTCCAGCCAGAACAACCTGTCCACCGGACAGGCCGACACTAACTATGCATATCAATTCAAAAGGCTTCTGGAAACACATATCCGTCAAAAACAACGTATCAATGACTATACAGAAATGTTAGGCATAAGTAGAATATCGCTCAATAAGGGTGTAAAAGCAGCATTTAATGTGACTGCTACACAGCTTATCAAGCGCCGGCTGCTTTCCGAAATACAATCACAGCTTATTTATACCGACAAAACCACCAGCGAAATAGCCTACGAATATGGCTTTTCTGAGCCTAATCACTTGATGCGCTTTTTTAAGACGCTTACCAATGAAACCATTTCTGAATTTTTAAGCAATCATCCCCGAAACATGAAAGCGGTGATAGACGAATAA
- a CDS encoding MBL fold metallo-hydrolase: protein MKTLFLGAALLVSIASFAQPKTSKTPSLRLIRNATLVIEYAGKKILVDPMLSSKGAFESFAGVEKNPTVELKMPVKEIVEGVDLVLVTHTHVDHFDPAASNALVKSVQVLNQPADKAFFTKEGFTKANVLDSSTDWDGIRIQRVDAQHGSGKVLEMMGKTSGFILTAKNEPTIYIVGDGILTEDIVKNIKKFNPDYIVVNSGGAFIPGFETSPILMDEVQTMALIRESGKAKVIAVHMDALDHCRTSRAKLIQKANEMNIEMTKLIIPQDGEVVHLKR, encoded by the coding sequence ATGAAAACACTATTTTTAGGCGCTGCATTGCTTGTATCGATCGCATCGTTTGCACAGCCCAAAACAAGTAAGACCCCGTCCCTTCGGTTGATCAGGAACGCTACATTAGTAATTGAGTACGCAGGCAAGAAGATTTTAGTTGATCCCATGCTGTCTTCCAAGGGGGCATTTGAATCCTTTGCCGGGGTTGAAAAAAATCCAACAGTTGAATTAAAAATGCCTGTCAAAGAGATTGTTGAAGGAGTGGATCTGGTTTTGGTAACACACACCCATGTAGACCATTTTGATCCGGCTGCCAGCAATGCGCTTGTTAAATCTGTTCAGGTGCTCAATCAACCTGCTGACAAGGCGTTTTTTACCAAGGAAGGATTTACCAAAGCAAATGTTTTGGATAGTAGCACGGATTGGGATGGTATCCGCATTCAGAGAGTGGATGCGCAACATGGCAGCGGTAAGGTCCTCGAAATGATGGGCAAGACTTCGGGTTTCATATTAACAGCCAAAAATGAACCTACCATTTACATTGTGGGGGATGGTATCCTTACAGAGGATATTGTTAAGAATATCAAAAAGTTCAATCCTGATTACATTGTTGTTAACTCTGGCGGGGCATTTATTCCTGGGTTTGAAACAAGCCCAATACTGATGGATGAAGTGCAAACAATGGCACTGATTCGCGAGAGTGGGAAAGCCAAAGTGATAGCTGTTCATATGGATGCGCTGGACCATTGCCGCACGAGCCGCGCTAAGCTAATTCAAAAAGCAAACGAAATGAATATTGAAATGACAAAATTGATCATCCCACAGGATGGAGAGGTAGTCCATCTAAAACGATGA
- a CDS encoding DUF4932 domain-containing protein produces MQTINHSLKMDAYAFEFHNEKIVQSPVYDRTGFSNANHLREYIPGLQQFAAKTNFADFYMQHKPFYDSLIVSYRDSVGVPEMQKWLTKNFPSIKYDSFKIIFSPLVSSNQSATRFGFDGFKEAQAHVNFPFRDKGDLKSMSKEALLVRDGSILFTELNHAFVNPESEKPQYAARITNALSNFSM; encoded by the coding sequence ATGCAGACAATTAACCATTCACTGAAAATGGACGCTTATGCATTTGAATTTCACAATGAAAAGATAGTTCAAAGCCCTGTTTATGACCGCACTGGCTTTTCGAATGCCAATCATTTGAGAGAATACATCCCTGGGTTACAGCAATTTGCAGCGAAAACGAACTTCGCAGATTTCTACATGCAGCATAAACCATTTTATGATAGCCTTATCGTCAGCTACAGAGACTCGGTTGGCGTTCCAGAAATGCAGAAATGGCTGACTAAAAACTTTCCTTCTATCAAATATGATTCGTTTAAGATCATTTTTTCACCATTGGTTAGCAGCAATCAATCTGCAACCAGGTTCGGATTCGATGGCTTTAAGGAAGCACAAGCGCATGTTAACTTTCCTTTCAGAGACAAAGGCGATTTGAAATCAATGTCAAAAGAAGCCTTGCTGGTTCGCGACGGCTCCATTCTTTTCACCGAGCTCAACCACGCATTCGTCAATCCCGAGTCCGAAAAGCCACAATACGCAGCAAGAATCACGAACGCACTTTCAAACTTTTCGATGTAG
- a CDS encoding OmpA family protein, producing the protein MKRISRALDAAAALNTLAFTAISPDFNQKGGAFFLGNIQLAVGAADTRNKLISEGKFTTRGILFDVNSASILPQSYGSLKDIAKVLQENASMRVQIVGHTDSDGNDDANLDLSKRRAAAIKESLITVFKVDASRVETDGKGESQPADSNDTTSGKANNRRVEVVRL; encoded by the coding sequence GTGAAAAGGATTTCAAGAGCGCTGGATGCGGCGGCAGCTTTGAATACATTGGCCTTCACAGCTATCTCGCCCGATTTTAACCAGAAAGGCGGCGCCTTTTTCCTGGGGAACATTCAACTCGCCGTTGGCGCTGCTGATACCCGTAATAAGTTAATTAGTGAAGGCAAATTCACCACGCGAGGGATCCTTTTCGATGTTAATAGTGCAAGTATTTTGCCGCAATCCTATGGAAGCCTCAAAGACATTGCGAAAGTTTTGCAGGAAAATGCTTCTATGCGCGTTCAAATCGTTGGGCATACAGATTCCGATGGAAATGATGACGCAAATCTCGACTTGTCGAAGCGTCGTGCCGCTGCAATTAAAGAATCGCTTATTACAGTTTTCAAAGTGGACGCTTCACGCGTTGAAACAGATGGAAAAGGAGAATCGCAGCCAGCAGATTCGAATGATACGACGTCAGGAAAGGCAAATAACCGCCGTGTTGAAGTTGTCAGACTTTAG
- a CDS encoding MBOAT family O-acyltransferase, with protein MLLLVFSTLLDYITGIKIHESPNHRSKKFWLWLSIGINLGFLGIFKYYNFFADSFASGLALLGFQANLQTLQVILPIGISFYTFHGLSYVIDIYKERLQPERDFISYSLFVSFFPLLVAGPIERGTHLLPQLVKVRTFNSSKAIDGLRQILWGLFKKIVIADNSAEYANTIFNNSDAHSGSTLVIGALFFTFQIYCDFSGYSDIALGTARLFGIELLRNFAYPYFSRDIAEFWRRWHISLSSWFKDYLYIPLGGSKGGVWMKIRNTFIIFIVSGFWHGANWTFIIWGVLNAVYILPSIISNTNRNNLEIVAKGRLFPTVSDFFAIISTFGLTVFAWIFFRANNVSHAFNYIAEIFSASLFTIPSFEGDTKSLVTAILIGLFVLIEWLGREDKYAIEKLGMSWNKPIRWGFYYSVVILIFLFTGENQTFIYFQF; from the coding sequence ATGCTGCTACTGGTATTCTCTACCCTGCTGGATTATATTACCGGAATTAAGATACATGAAAGCCCTAACCATAGAAGTAAAAAGTTCTGGCTATGGTTAAGCATTGGTATCAATCTCGGGTTTCTTGGTATTTTTAAATATTACAACTTCTTTGCCGATTCGTTTGCCAGTGGATTAGCGTTATTGGGATTTCAAGCCAATCTTCAAACATTGCAGGTTATATTACCAATAGGCATATCCTTCTACACCTTTCACGGACTGTCCTATGTTATTGACATTTACAAGGAAAGACTTCAACCGGAACGAGACTTCATTTCCTACTCGCTGTTTGTTAGCTTTTTCCCTTTGCTCGTAGCCGGGCCTATTGAGAGAGGAACGCATCTGCTACCTCAGTTGGTTAAGGTAAGGACATTCAATTCGTCAAAAGCCATTGACGGGCTTCGGCAAATTTTATGGGGTTTGTTCAAGAAAATAGTTATAGCCGACAATTCTGCTGAATATGCAAATACGATTTTCAATAATTCTGACGCACATTCAGGAAGCACGCTGGTAATAGGCGCCCTTTTCTTTACGTTTCAGATTTACTGCGACTTTTCAGGATATTCGGATATCGCACTAGGCACAGCCAGATTGTTTGGTATTGAGCTTTTGAGAAATTTCGCATACCCTTACTTCTCACGGGATATCGCCGAATTCTGGCGACGGTGGCACATTTCACTCTCATCCTGGTTTAAGGATTATCTATACATTCCTTTGGGAGGCAGCAAAGGAGGTGTATGGATGAAAATACGCAATACATTTATCATCTTTATCGTAAGTGGCTTTTGGCATGGGGCAAATTGGACATTTATAATTTGGGGAGTCTTAAATGCCGTATATATACTACCGTCAATTATTTCCAATACGAACAGAAACAATCTCGAAATTGTAGCAAAAGGAAGGTTGTTTCCAACAGTAAGCGATTTTTTTGCAATTATATCGACATTTGGATTAACGGTATTCGCCTGGATCTTCTTTCGAGCCAACAATGTATCGCATGCCTTTAATTATATAGCTGAGATATTTTCAGCTTCATTATTCACAATTCCCAGTTTCGAAGGAGATACAAAATCTTTGGTGACGGCTATTCTTATCGGGCTGTTTGTTTTAATCGAGTGGCTTGGGAGGGAAGATAAATATGCCATCGAGAAATTGGGAATGAGCTGGAACAAGCCTATTCGATGGGGTTTTTACTATTCGGTGGTTATATTAATATTCTTATTTACAGGCGAAAATCAAACATTTATTTATTTTCAGTTTTAA
- a CDS encoding short chain dehydrogenase gives MKIIIIGATGTIGKHVVKALENGHEIIQVGSKSGDFQVDIADAASIKALFEKVGPFDAVVSTAGYGHFGPLADMTENEFRAGVDSKLMGQVNLVLIGQKYINPNGSFTLTSGTMGDDPIILGAAVSAINGAIDAFVRAAAIELKNGVRINAVGPDVVEESPGYFPFFPGHVPVSMHRVAQAYVKSVAGGQTGQNYKVL, from the coding sequence ATGAAAATTATTATTATCGGCGCTACCGGTACTATTGGTAAGCACGTCGTAAAAGCATTGGAAAACGGCCATGAGATTATTCAGGTCGGTTCAAAAAGCGGCGATTTCCAGGTGGACATCGCGGATGCAGCTTCTATCAAAGCCCTGTTCGAAAAAGTAGGCCCGTTCGACGCGGTGGTAAGCACTGCCGGATACGGCCATTTCGGCCCGCTCGCAGACATGACTGAAAACGAGTTCCGCGCCGGAGTAGACAGCAAGCTAATGGGTCAGGTGAACCTTGTGCTGATCGGCCAGAAGTACATTAATCCAAACGGCTCATTCACATTAACATCGGGAACCATGGGAGACGATCCGATTATTTTGGGTGCTGCTGTGAGTGCAATAAATGGTGCAATTGACGCTTTTGTGAGGGCCGCTGCTATCGAGCTCAAAAATGGTGTTCGGATCAATGCAGTCGGACCGGATGTGGTGGAAGAATCGCCTGGATATTTCCCATTTTTCCCTGGCCACGTGCCTGTTTCAATGCATCGCGTGGCGCAGGCTTATGTCAAAAGCGTAGCAGGCGGGCAAACCGGGCAGAATTATAAGGTTTTGTAA